A window of the Tessaracoccus sp. MC1865 genome harbors these coding sequences:
- a CDS encoding class I SAM-dependent methyltransferase: MNMAEAFDRGARRYDLMVRLNPGYHRELRRAAEALTSRLDGDPQALLDLACGSGASTRALADTAPEGSYILGLDASPGMLERARAKRWPPQVRFERATIGELNLDRWARGTFDGALACYLFRNVPGEQRDSAVAEVFELLRPGAWLCVQEYSVAGNNAARRVWDAVSHGVTIPLGSVVDRNPTLYRYLWRSVIDFDSVSTFADRLSAAGFVDVAHRTAVGWQRGVLHTFIARKPEETP; encoded by the coding sequence ATGAACATGGCAGAAGCCTTCGACCGCGGTGCCCGCCGCTATGACCTCATGGTGCGGCTCAACCCCGGCTACCACCGCGAACTGCGCCGCGCGGCCGAGGCCCTGACGTCGCGTCTCGACGGTGATCCCCAGGCCCTGCTGGATCTGGCCTGCGGCTCGGGCGCCTCCACCCGGGCGCTGGCCGACACGGCCCCAGAGGGGTCCTACATCCTGGGCCTCGACGCGTCGCCGGGCATGCTGGAGCGGGCCCGTGCCAAGCGCTGGCCTCCGCAGGTCCGGTTCGAGCGGGCCACCATTGGCGAGCTGAACCTGGACAGGTGGGCCCGCGGAACTTTCGACGGCGCCCTCGCCTGTTACCTGTTCCGCAACGTGCCCGGGGAGCAGCGTGACAGCGCGGTGGCCGAGGTGTTCGAGCTGCTGCGCCCCGGTGCGTGGCTGTGCGTGCAGGAGTACTCGGTGGCCGGCAACAACGCCGCGCGCCGGGTGTGGGACGCCGTCAGCCACGGCGTGACCATCCCGCTGGGCTCGGTCGTGGACCGCAACCCGACGCTGTACCGATACCTCTGGCGCAGCGTGATCGACTTCGATTCGGTCTCCACGTTCGCCGACAGGTTGAGCGCTGCCGGGTTCGTCGATGTCGCCCACCGCACGGCCGTGGGGTGGCAGCGCGGAGTGCTCCACACCTTCATCGCCCGCAAACCGGAGGAGACCCCATGA
- a CDS encoding YigZ family protein, protein MSDHFLTIDAPPGHGVDVELEIKRSRFLTRLRRVTTEDEARAVIEERRSVHFSARHNCSAFVLGPDARTARSSDDGEPAGTAGIPMLQVLQKNSLTDVVAVVTRYFGGIKLGAGGLVRAYSDTVAQAVDAAGIRTVQLCRLLQIDVDFASAGGMEDQLRGLVLPSGEAVVVDGVEWSDKAHIRVAVSAGHEEELATALATMSAGALTATGIGERWVG, encoded by the coding sequence GTGTCTGACCACTTCCTGACCATCGACGCCCCGCCGGGGCACGGCGTCGACGTCGAACTCGAGATCAAGCGCTCCCGCTTCCTCACCCGTCTCAGGCGGGTGACGACCGAGGACGAGGCGCGCGCGGTCATCGAGGAACGCCGCTCGGTGCACTTCAGCGCCAGACATAACTGCTCGGCGTTCGTGCTGGGCCCCGACGCCCGCACGGCGCGAAGTTCTGACGACGGCGAGCCCGCCGGAACCGCGGGGATACCGATGCTGCAGGTGCTGCAGAAGAACTCGCTGACTGATGTCGTGGCCGTGGTCACCCGCTACTTCGGGGGGATCAAACTCGGCGCAGGGGGTCTCGTGCGGGCCTACTCCGACACTGTCGCCCAGGCCGTGGACGCCGCGGGGATCCGGACGGTCCAGCTGTGCCGTCTGCTGCAGATCGACGTCGACTTCGCGTCCGCCGGCGGCATGGAGGACCAGCTCCGCGGCCTGGTGCTGCCGTCGGGCGAGGCGGTCGTCGTTGACGGCGTTGAGTGGAGCGACAAGGCGCACATCAGGGTGGCGGTGAGCGCTGGGCACGAAGAGGAACTGGCGACGGCGCTGGCGACGATGTCGGCCGGCGCCCTCACGGCAACCGGCATCGGCGAGCGCTGGGTCGGCTGA
- a CDS encoding STAS domain-containing protein, whose amino-acid sequence MNLTTNVAERYVIVSIEGRFTAAVAPLLRHRVDDLISEGHTRVVVDLGATAFIDSSGLGALIGALKAARVAGGDLRIAAAPEQVVSVLRLTNLDRVLRNHATPDSAFDA is encoded by the coding sequence GTGAATCTCACGACCAATGTCGCTGAACGATATGTGATTGTCTCGATCGAAGGTCGATTCACCGCCGCGGTGGCGCCGCTGCTACGCCACCGCGTCGATGACCTCATCTCAGAGGGGCACACCAGGGTGGTGGTGGACCTGGGCGCCACTGCGTTCATTGACTCCTCCGGCCTCGGTGCACTCATCGGCGCTTTGAAGGCGGCGAGAGTTGCCGGAGGTGATCTTCGGATCGCGGCCGCGCCCGAGCAGGTCGTTTCGGTGCTGCGTCTCACGAACCTCGACAGGGTCCTGCGCAACCACGCCACGCCTGACTCGGCGTTCGATGCGTGA
- a CDS encoding lycopene cyclase domain-containing protein: MPEYTVLTVIGILAVIALEAFWLRTGLFRSLQYWISMAIIFFFQGLVDGWLTKLSDPIVLYNPAHHSGIRFPWDIPIEDFGFGWTMLTLTMLVWVALGRRKGEPA, translated from the coding sequence ATGCCTGAGTACACGGTCCTTACCGTCATCGGGATCCTCGCCGTCATCGCCCTGGAGGCCTTCTGGCTGCGCACCGGCCTGTTCCGCTCGCTGCAGTACTGGATCTCGATGGCCATCATCTTCTTCTTCCAGGGCCTGGTCGACGGCTGGCTCACGAAGCTCTCAGACCCCATCGTGCTCTACAACCCGGCACACCATTCCGGCATCCGGTTCCCCTGGGACATCCCGATTGAGGACTTCGGCTTCGGGTGGACCATGCTCACCCTCACAATGCTCGTATGGGTGGCGCTGGGTCGACGAAAGGGAGAGCCCGCATGA
- a CDS encoding ATP-binding protein produces the protein MVEGLAETALIERVLEAYELLRQGWPSGDEEDHQLFALALSEVTTNIIQHSRTDTAVTLTARMTLTPEGAGACLTDDAIPAHLDWDSIAMPEADSESGRGLALAQAVLDEFSHEPSPGGNIWRLGRSFGVRS, from the coding sequence GTGGTTGAGGGACTGGCCGAGACCGCTCTGATCGAGCGGGTCCTGGAGGCGTACGAGCTTCTGCGCCAGGGCTGGCCGTCCGGGGACGAGGAGGACCATCAACTCTTCGCACTGGCCCTGAGCGAGGTCACCACCAACATCATCCAGCACAGCCGAACGGACACAGCGGTGACCCTGACGGCCAGGATGACCCTCACGCCAGAGGGTGCAGGGGCGTGCCTGACCGACGACGCCATTCCCGCCCACCTTGATTGGGATTCCATCGCGATGCCGGAAGCCGACAGCGAGTCGGGCCGGGGACTGGCGCTGGCTCAGGCGGTACTCGACGAGTTCAGCCACGAGCCGTCGCCCGGCGGCAACATCTGGCGGTTGGGCCGCTCCTTCGGCGTGCGTAGCTGA
- a CDS encoding lycopene cyclase domain-containing protein: protein MADSYQYLILMAACVAITLPLEFVLRARVYRRPLRLLLAMLPMLVVFLAWDVLGILRDHWTYSERFTTGIMLGVLPLEELLFFLVIPICGLLTYEGVGYVLGRLRGRKDDA from the coding sequence ATGGCTGACAGCTACCAGTACCTGATCCTGATGGCCGCGTGCGTGGCGATCACCCTGCCGCTCGAGTTCGTGCTCCGCGCCCGGGTCTACCGGCGTCCCCTCCGGTTGCTGCTCGCGATGCTCCCCATGCTCGTGGTCTTCCTCGCCTGGGACGTGCTGGGCATCCTGCGCGACCACTGGACCTACAGCGAGCGCTTCACCACGGGGATCATGCTCGGAGTGCTTCCGCTCGAGGAGCTGCTGTTCTTCCTGGTCATCCCCATCTGCGGGCTGCTGACGTACGAGGGTGTCGGCTACGTCCTTGGCCGCCTCCGCGGGAGGAAAGACGATGCCTGA
- a CDS encoding glycosyltransferase family 2 protein, producing the protein MNARFIAIRVLAVLTVLLGTNYVAWRWLESVNWSAWWIAVPLVMAETYSVIDTFLFALTMWRSRERPAPMSPPQGTVDVLITTYNEPIEMVLRTARAAQRIAYPHTTWILDDGAREDLALAARAEGIGYIIRPDDWAGKPRHAKAGNLNSALFQTDGEFLLILDADQVPDPLILHRTLGYFADDPEVALVQTPQWFGNVDDADVLGSQAPLFYGPIQQGKDGWNAAFFCGSNAVLRREALMQLGIVGYVRDVAASTRRVLRASEKMLGREISRSADEDLRVELAELRAALASGRTRIADGEPIAEVTYELRELVSTSSQRMAARDLTAMQVDLAELSLLPVEHDAELDTVVIDEQALDRLTEADLSPVASIQVVARLLDALRIDRGAEAQPVLPLATISVTEDMATAMQLHALGWRSVYHHEVLATGLAPEDLRTMLTQRLRWAQGTLQVMLRDNPLVKRGLSLGQRLMYFATMWSYLAGFAAIVYLAAPVIYLLFGVLPVSAWSQDFFIRFIPAFLINQLLFVVVGRGMRTWRGQQYSLALFPVWLKACWTAFANVVLRKPLNFAVTRKDGGDPSGVPWREIWPQLTAIAVLLVAVVVGALRVVAGTADGLGTLVNTAWVAYDLIVLSVIIQAAAYRGPRPALAEGEQ; encoded by the coding sequence GTGAACGCGCGCTTCATCGCGATCCGGGTGCTAGCGGTGCTGACTGTGCTGCTGGGCACGAACTATGTCGCGTGGCGCTGGCTCGAATCGGTCAACTGGTCTGCCTGGTGGATCGCGGTCCCGTTGGTGATGGCTGAGACCTACAGCGTCATCGACACCTTCCTGTTCGCCCTCACCATGTGGCGCTCCAGGGAGCGCCCGGCGCCCATGTCACCGCCCCAGGGCACCGTCGATGTGTTGATCACTACCTACAACGAGCCCATCGAGATGGTGCTGCGCACCGCCCGCGCCGCCCAGCGGATCGCCTACCCACACACCACGTGGATCCTTGACGACGGGGCCCGTGAGGACCTGGCGCTCGCCGCGCGTGCCGAGGGCATCGGCTACATCATCAGGCCCGACGACTGGGCGGGGAAACCGCGCCACGCCAAGGCCGGCAACCTCAACAGCGCCCTCTTCCAGACCGACGGCGAATTCCTGCTCATCCTCGACGCCGACCAGGTACCGGACCCGCTGATCCTGCACCGCACCCTCGGCTATTTCGCCGACGACCCTGAGGTTGCCCTCGTGCAGACGCCCCAGTGGTTCGGCAACGTCGACGATGCCGATGTGCTCGGTAGCCAGGCCCCCTTGTTCTACGGCCCCATCCAACAGGGCAAGGACGGCTGGAACGCGGCCTTCTTCTGCGGATCCAATGCGGTTTTGCGCCGGGAAGCCCTCATGCAGCTGGGCATCGTCGGCTACGTGCGGGACGTGGCAGCCTCGACGCGCCGCGTGCTGCGCGCCTCCGAAAAGATGCTCGGCCGCGAGATCAGCAGATCCGCGGACGAGGACCTTCGCGTCGAGCTCGCTGAACTGCGGGCCGCGCTGGCCTCCGGCCGCACCCGCATCGCCGACGGTGAACCGATCGCCGAGGTGACCTACGAACTGCGCGAACTCGTGTCCACCTCCTCACAGCGGATGGCGGCGCGCGACCTGACCGCCATGCAGGTGGACCTCGCCGAACTCAGCCTCCTGCCCGTCGAACACGACGCCGAACTGGACACGGTGGTCATCGACGAGCAGGCACTCGACAGGTTGACGGAGGCAGATCTGTCTCCGGTGGCTTCCATCCAAGTGGTGGCCCGGCTGCTGGATGCGCTGCGCATCGACCGGGGGGCGGAAGCCCAGCCGGTTCTCCCGCTGGCCACCATCTCCGTCACCGAAGACATGGCCACCGCCATGCAGTTGCACGCCCTGGGCTGGCGCAGCGTCTACCACCACGAGGTGCTGGCCACCGGCCTGGCTCCGGAGGATCTGCGCACCATGCTGACCCAGCGCCTGCGCTGGGCCCAGGGCACCCTCCAAGTGATGCTGCGCGACAACCCGCTGGTCAAGCGGGGGCTGTCGCTCGGGCAGCGGCTCATGTACTTCGCCACCATGTGGAGCTATCTGGCCGGGTTCGCCGCCATCGTCTACCTGGCAGCCCCCGTGATCTACCTGCTGTTCGGGGTGCTTCCGGTCTCCGCGTGGAGCCAGGACTTCTTCATCCGGTTCATTCCCGCGTTCCTCATCAACCAGTTGCTGTTCGTTGTCGTGGGCCGAGGGATGCGCACCTGGCGCGGGCAGCAGTATTCGCTGGCCCTGTTCCCGGTGTGGCTCAAGGCGTGCTGGACGGCGTTCGCCAACGTTGTTCTGCGCAAACCGCTCAACTTCGCGGTCACCCGCAAGGACGGCGGCGATCCCTCAGGCGTGCCGTGGCGCGAGATCTGGCCGCAGTTGACGGCGATCGCCGTGCTGCTCGTGGCCGTCGTCGTCGGTGCGCTGCGCGTCGTGGCCGGCACCGCCGACGGGTTGGGCACCCTCGTCAACACCGCCTGGGTCGCCTATGACCTGATCGTCCTGAGCGTCATCATCCAGGCAGCCGCCTACCGCGGCCCGCGTCCCGCCCTCGCTGAAGGAGAACAGTGA
- a CDS encoding amino acid ABC transporter ATP-binding protein, with the protein MTDTTSTRDSGLGQPLVVLKDVNKHFGELHVLKDINLTVREGEVVVVIGPSGSGKSTLCRTINRLETFESGSITIEGTELPEEGKALAQLRADVGMVFQSFNLFHHKTILENVTMGPIKARGVKPAVAKERAMELLKRVGVQEQAHKYPAQLSGGQQQRVAIARSLAMEPKVMLFDEPTSALDPEMINEVLDVMTKLAQSGMTMIVVTHEMGFARKAADRVVFMSDGAIVEENTPEEFFTKPQSARAKDFLGKILTH; encoded by the coding sequence ATGACCGACACCACTTCGACACGCGACTCCGGGCTCGGCCAGCCTCTCGTCGTGCTCAAGGACGTCAACAAGCACTTCGGTGAACTGCACGTCCTGAAGGACATCAACCTCACCGTCAGGGAGGGCGAGGTCGTCGTGGTCATCGGCCCGTCCGGCTCCGGCAAGTCGACGCTCTGCCGGACCATCAATCGCCTGGAAACCTTCGAGTCCGGCTCCATCACCATCGAAGGCACGGAGTTACCTGAAGAGGGAAAGGCCCTGGCGCAGTTACGCGCAGACGTGGGCATGGTCTTCCAGAGCTTCAACCTCTTCCATCACAAGACGATCCTCGAGAACGTCACGATGGGACCCATCAAGGCCCGGGGCGTCAAACCCGCCGTCGCGAAGGAGCGGGCGATGGAACTGCTCAAGCGGGTCGGCGTCCAGGAGCAGGCCCACAAGTACCCGGCGCAACTCTCCGGCGGCCAGCAGCAGCGTGTCGCGATCGCCAGGTCGCTCGCGATGGAGCCGAAGGTGATGCTCTTCGATGAGCCCACGTCGGCGCTGGATCCGGAAATGATCAATGAGGTCCTCGACGTCATGACCAAACTGGCCCAGTCAGGGATGACGATGATTGTCGTCACCCATGAGATGGGCTTCGCCCGCAAGGCCGCCGACAGGGTTGTGTTCATGTCGGACGGCGCAATCGTAGAGGAGAACACCCCGGAGGAATTCTTCACCAAACCCCAGTCAGCCCGAGCCAAGGATTTCCTCGGCAAGATCCTCACACACTGA
- a CDS encoding FAD-dependent oxidoreductase: MSQRPGRDKRAVRHPGQAGARHLDGGRHALVVGGGIAGLAAATALAERGVRVTLFEAGDRLGGRVAAWPLEDGRTMSRGFHAFFRQYYNLRRLLRRADVDLSFLVPIDDYPLQRPDGLRDSFTGLAKTPPWSVLQFVARSPAFSLKGLAKVRIPAALELLQVQFPETYERYDGESAAAFLDRLRFPDGARDLALEVFARSFFADPREFGAGELVAMFHTYFLGSAEGLLFDVPDDDYDTALWAPLARVLGGLGVDIRFGAPVASIQLGENGAAVTVGSERIEGDAMVLAADPRAARALAATVDGEGLAAWRDSVAATYNAPPFAVVRLWLDTPVLATRPAFLGTSGYGPLDNVSVLERFEDGAERWAESNGGSVVELHAYACDPAVMEDQAAAGDVVQRLEAELHRVFPETATAGVVGREVLIRDDCTLIGPSGWSERPGVTTPDSRLVLAGDWLRCDYPVALMERAATTGFLAANELLAGWGAAGHDVWTVPMRGLLGARR, from the coding sequence ATGAGCCAACGCCCCGGCAGGGACAAGCGCGCCGTCCGCCACCCTGGGCAGGCCGGCGCCCGTCATCTCGACGGGGGCCGCCACGCGCTGGTGGTGGGCGGCGGCATCGCCGGCCTCGCGGCCGCCACCGCACTGGCTGAGCGAGGGGTGCGCGTCACGCTGTTCGAGGCCGGCGACAGGCTCGGCGGCCGCGTCGCCGCCTGGCCGCTGGAGGACGGCCGCACCATGAGCCGCGGCTTCCACGCCTTCTTCCGCCAGTACTACAACCTGCGCCGGCTGCTGCGCCGCGCAGATGTCGATCTGTCGTTCCTCGTCCCTATCGACGACTACCCCCTGCAGCGGCCGGACGGGCTGCGCGACTCGTTCACCGGCCTGGCGAAGACGCCGCCGTGGTCTGTGTTGCAGTTCGTCGCCCGCAGCCCCGCGTTCTCGCTGAAGGGGCTGGCCAAGGTGCGCATCCCTGCGGCCCTCGAGCTGCTCCAGGTGCAGTTCCCCGAAACCTATGAGCGCTACGACGGCGAATCCGCCGCGGCCTTCCTGGACCGGCTCCGGTTCCCCGACGGGGCCCGCGACCTGGCGCTGGAGGTGTTCGCGCGCTCCTTCTTCGCCGACCCGCGCGAGTTCGGCGCCGGCGAACTCGTGGCGATGTTCCACACCTACTTCTTGGGCTCGGCCGAGGGCCTGCTCTTCGACGTGCCGGACGACGATTACGACACCGCCCTGTGGGCGCCGCTTGCCCGCGTGCTCGGCGGCCTGGGCGTCGACATCCGCTTCGGCGCCCCCGTCGCTTCGATTCAGCTGGGGGAGAACGGCGCGGCCGTGACCGTCGGCTCTGAGCGCATCGAGGGCGATGCCATGGTGCTCGCCGCAGACCCACGGGCTGCCCGCGCGCTGGCCGCCACCGTCGACGGCGAAGGGCTCGCCGCCTGGCGTGACTCCGTGGCCGCCACGTACAACGCGCCGCCGTTCGCCGTCGTCCGCCTGTGGCTCGACACCCCGGTGCTGGCCACGCGCCCCGCGTTCCTCGGCACGTCGGGCTACGGCCCGCTCGACAACGTCTCAGTGCTGGAACGCTTCGAGGACGGCGCCGAGCGGTGGGCCGAGAGCAACGGCGGCTCAGTCGTCGAGCTGCACGCCTACGCCTGCGACCCGGCCGTCATGGAGGACCAGGCCGCTGCCGGCGACGTGGTGCAGCGGCTGGAGGCGGAACTGCACAGGGTGTTCCCCGAAACGGCGACGGCCGGGGTGGTGGGCCGTGAGGTGCTCATCCGCGACGACTGCACGCTGATCGGCCCCTCGGGCTGGAGTGAGCGCCCAGGCGTCACGACGCCGGACTCCCGGCTCGTGCTGGCGGGCGACTGGCTCCGCTGCGACTACCCGGTGGCGCTCATGGAGCGAGCCGCGACGACCGGCTTCCTGGCTGCCAACGAGCTGTTGGCCGGCTGGGGCGCAGCCGGCCACGACGTGTGGACCGTGCCGATGCGCGGACTCCTCGGCGCCCGGCGCTGA
- a CDS encoding DUF3618 domain-containing protein, whose protein sequence is MSTRSVDEIRVDLAANRAKLANATSEAVESMKPKNIARESVSQVKEFAKTEFETATSSFKDESGAWRTDRLLMIGGAVVGAVVFFMAVSSVANRRSLASQARRAIEK, encoded by the coding sequence ATGAGCACCCGTTCAGTCGATGAGATCCGCGTCGACCTCGCCGCCAACCGCGCGAAGCTGGCCAACGCCACCTCCGAGGCCGTCGAGTCGATGAAGCCGAAGAACATCGCCCGCGAATCGGTGTCTCAGGTCAAGGAGTTCGCCAAGACCGAGTTCGAGACCGCCACGTCGTCGTTCAAGGACGAGAGCGGCGCCTGGCGCACAGACCGTCTGCTGATGATCGGCGGCGCAGTCGTGGGGGCGGTGGTGTTCTTCATGGCCGTCTCGTCGGTGGCGAACAGACGCAGCCTGGCTTCGCAGGCGCGTCGGGCGATCGAGAAGTGA
- a CDS encoding peroxiredoxin encodes MTARLTTGTPAPDFTLPDEAGNDVSLSSFAGRSVILYFYPAAMTPGCTTQAVDFSASLNAFQDAGYTVLGCSPDAVERLAKFKANSDIEFTLLADPEKKVHNLYGAYGVRKLYGKEIEGVLRSTFVIDVDDEGHGLVRVAQYNVKATGHVAKLRRELGV; translated from the coding sequence ATGACCGCACGTTTGACCACCGGAACGCCCGCTCCTGACTTCACGCTGCCCGACGAGGCCGGCAACGACGTCTCGCTCAGCAGCTTCGCGGGACGCTCGGTCATTCTCTACTTCTACCCCGCCGCCATGACGCCGGGCTGCACCACGCAGGCCGTCGACTTCTCGGCGTCGTTGAACGCCTTCCAGGACGCCGGATACACCGTGCTCGGCTGCTCACCGGACGCTGTGGAGCGGCTGGCGAAGTTCAAGGCGAACTCCGACATCGAGTTCACGCTGCTGGCAGACCCGGAGAAGAAGGTGCACAACCTTTACGGCGCCTACGGGGTGCGCAAGCTGTACGGCAAGGAGATCGAGGGTGTGCTCCGCTCCACCTTCGTGATCGACGTCGACGACGAGGGCCACGGCCTGGTCCGCGTCGCGCAGTACAACGTGAAGGCCACCGGACACGTGGCGAAGCTGCGCCGCGAACTGGGTGTCTGA
- a CDS encoding co-chaperone GroES — protein MLHDRVLVDVDAVSGERRSGGGILIPATVQMGRRLTWAKVVAIGPNVRSVETDDRVLFDPEDRAEVELQARTYVLLRERDIHAVASTSVADGGTGLYL, from the coding sequence ATGCTGCACGACCGGGTCCTCGTCGATGTCGACGCGGTGTCCGGTGAGCGACGCAGCGGCGGGGGGATTCTCATTCCAGCCACCGTGCAGATGGGTAGGCGACTCACCTGGGCCAAGGTGGTGGCCATCGGCCCCAATGTGCGCTCGGTCGAGACGGACGACCGCGTGCTCTTCGACCCCGAAGACCGGGCGGAGGTCGAACTCCAGGCGCGCACCTACGTGCTGCTGCGGGAGCGCGACATCCACGCCGTCGCCTCCACCTCCGTGGCCGACGGTGGCACCGGCCTCTACCTCTGA
- a CDS encoding cytochrome P450, translating to MTDDQRRAHKPGEPTEPRLERVGDLWRIRSLEAARQVLRARHATTQAGFTAEYIPKGVLKHHPILMSDGPLHDEQRSKVGRFFAPKVVRERHGDHISLAAARHVDGLSGEVVLDDLALLYSVEVTSRIVGLTESPVEKMATRLVSFFRQPPLDITRKDLGRTRRQWMQAAWRGLVPVARFYGADVRPAVRRRRRERQGDVISHLIDEGYTNADILVECVTYGTAGMVTTREFITMAAWHLLTTPALLERYLVAGGVERHAILNEIIRLEPVVGHLYRRAQEEIEITDGEQRATIAPGDLVDVCVRQVNADAQAVGEGPLALRPARELPPGVDEAVMTFGDGAHRCPGQPLAIFETDELLTRLLARRPRLAQEPTLTWDDLIEGYVLRGLRLLV from the coding sequence ATGACCGACGACCAGCGCCGCGCCCACAAGCCGGGCGAGCCAACCGAACCCAGGTTGGAGCGCGTGGGAGACCTCTGGCGGATCCGCTCCCTCGAAGCTGCCCGCCAGGTGTTGCGCGCCCGCCACGCCACCACCCAGGCGGGCTTCACCGCCGAGTACATCCCCAAGGGCGTGCTCAAGCACCACCCCATCCTGATGTCGGACGGCCCCCTGCACGACGAGCAGCGCTCGAAGGTGGGCCGGTTCTTCGCGCCCAAGGTGGTGCGTGAGCGCCACGGCGACCACATCTCCCTGGCGGCCGCGCGGCACGTCGACGGCCTCTCCGGAGAGGTCGTCCTCGACGACCTGGCGCTCCTCTACAGCGTCGAGGTGACGTCGCGGATCGTCGGGCTGACGGAGTCGCCGGTGGAGAAGATGGCCACCCGGCTCGTCTCGTTCTTCCGCCAACCGCCCCTCGACATCACCCGCAAGGACCTGGGCCGCACCCGTCGCCAATGGATGCAGGCTGCCTGGCGCGGGCTCGTGCCCGTCGCCAGGTTCTACGGGGCAGATGTGCGGCCGGCGGTGCGACGCCGTCGACGGGAACGCCAGGGCGATGTCATCAGCCACCTCATCGACGAGGGCTACACCAACGCTGACATCCTGGTGGAGTGCGTCACCTACGGCACGGCGGGCATGGTGACCACCCGCGAGTTCATCACGATGGCCGCCTGGCACCTCCTCACCACTCCGGCGCTGCTGGAGCGCTACCTGGTCGCGGGGGGCGTGGAGCGCCACGCCATCCTCAACGAGATCATCCGGCTGGAGCCCGTCGTCGGGCACCTCTACCGGCGGGCGCAGGAGGAGATCGAGATCACCGACGGGGAGCAGCGCGCCACCATCGCTCCAGGCGACCTCGTCGACGTGTGCGTCCGGCAGGTCAACGCCGACGCCCAAGCCGTAGGGGAGGGGCCGCTCGCCCTCCGCCCGGCCCGCGAGCTTCCGCCCGGGGTCGACGAGGCCGTCATGACCTTCGGGGACGGGGCCCATCGGTGCCCCGGCCAGCCCCTGGCGATCTTCGAGACCGACGAGTTGCTCACGCGTCTCCTAGCCCGCCGCCCCCGTCTTGCGCAGGAGCCGACGCTGACCTGGGACGACCTCATCGAGGGTTACGTACTCCGTGGCCTCCGACTGCTTGTATAA
- a CDS encoding PP2C family protein-serine/threonine phosphatase — translation MGILDTPPDERVDRVTRLAQQMFNVPMVSVSLIDRDRQWRKSEVGIGSSESPRQDSFCDYTVRQNASVVVEDATSSEVFGLNPYVVGEPHVRFYAAEPLHAPGGEPVGTLCIIDVRPRAFSDAEMSVLRDLAFWVESELARDQEMNHAALVQQALRPGTLPQVPGYTVAADTRPVGTLSGDMYDMVLRDGRLRVSLADAMGKGIGPAIASSFVRASLGTAPGRDIVEAVTEADRLLDSAQWDTTLFVTAVHAELHIDSGMLEIVDAGHGLAFILRADGEFEQLRSTGLPLGMGAGLGEQRVSTRTRLLEGDMFLCCSDGLLDVLDPDDPFAQVAETLRALGPNGAVREAMALATSTPATDDLTVLAIRRDQ, via the coding sequence ATGGGCATTCTTGACACCCCGCCCGATGAGCGGGTGGACCGCGTGACCAGGCTGGCGCAGCAGATGTTCAACGTCCCCATGGTGAGCGTCTCGCTCATTGACAGAGACCGGCAGTGGCGCAAATCGGAGGTCGGGATCGGCTCCTCGGAGTCCCCCCGGCAGGACTCATTCTGCGATTACACGGTGCGGCAGAACGCCAGCGTGGTGGTGGAGGACGCCACCTCGTCGGAGGTGTTCGGACTCAACCCCTATGTGGTGGGGGAGCCGCACGTGCGGTTCTACGCCGCGGAGCCGCTGCACGCGCCCGGGGGCGAACCTGTGGGCACCCTCTGCATCATCGACGTCAGGCCCAGGGCCTTCAGCGACGCAGAAATGAGCGTGCTGCGTGACCTGGCGTTCTGGGTTGAATCCGAACTGGCACGTGATCAGGAGATGAACCACGCCGCGCTGGTCCAGCAGGCGCTGCGCCCCGGAACGCTGCCCCAGGTGCCGGGTTACACGGTGGCCGCTGACACCCGCCCCGTCGGCACCCTTTCCGGCGACATGTATGACATGGTGCTGCGCGACGGCAGGTTGCGTGTCAGCTTGGCGGACGCGATGGGCAAGGGGATCGGGCCGGCGATCGCTTCATCCTTCGTCCGTGCCTCGCTGGGGACGGCCCCCGGCCGCGACATCGTCGAGGCGGTCACGGAGGCAGACCGTCTCCTCGACTCTGCTCAGTGGGATACCACCTTGTTCGTCACCGCCGTCCACGCCGAACTGCACATCGATTCGGGCATGTTGGAAATCGTCGATGCCGGCCACGGGTTGGCGTTCATCCTGCGAGCCGACGGGGAGTTCGAGCAGTTGCGCTCCACCGGGCTGCCCCTCGGAATGGGTGCAGGGCTCGGCGAGCAGCGGGTGTCCACCCGCACCCGCCTCCTGGAGGGCGACATGTTCCTGTGCTGCAGCGACGGCCTGCTCGATGTACTCGACCCCGACGACCCCTTCGCCCAGGTGGCGGAGACGCTGCGGGCGCTCGGCCCCAACGGCGCGGTCCGCGAAGCCATGGCGCTGGCAACCTCGACGCCGGCGACGGACGACCTCACCGTTCTGGCCATCCGGAGGGACCAGTGA